From a single Herbiconiux sp. SALV-R1 genomic region:
- a CDS encoding nucleoside hydrolase → MTHRVLLDVDTGVDDALAILFAIAHPDIDLLGVTCVAGNTSLPNVVANTLKVLDAAGAPPVPVAGGAVRPLIEPLRSSHVHGEDGLGDLGLEASTRAVDPRHAVDLARDLILSADGPVTLVGLAPQTNLALLLRQYPEVAEKLERIVVMGGSASGGNATAVAEFNVWHDPEAAAIVLDSGVPVFMYGLDVFNQVTIAEADAARLTTSSSASGRLAGALLSFQMADPEVDQESEGEGAWGGHIGDAGALCALVDPGALRIETHPVRVELAGFARGQTIVDRRRRSGEDAVHGIHAAVPAIDIALDVDVDRFARLFLDTIARLP, encoded by the coding sequence GTGACCCATCGCGTTCTGCTCGACGTCGACACGGGGGTCGACGATGCCCTCGCCATCCTGTTCGCCATCGCCCACCCCGACATCGATCTTCTCGGCGTCACATGTGTCGCGGGGAATACGTCGCTGCCGAACGTCGTGGCGAACACCCTGAAGGTGCTCGACGCGGCGGGTGCTCCGCCCGTGCCGGTCGCCGGCGGCGCCGTGCGACCGCTCATCGAGCCGCTGCGCTCCTCTCATGTGCACGGGGAGGACGGACTGGGCGACCTCGGCCTCGAGGCGTCGACACGCGCGGTCGACCCGCGGCACGCGGTCGACCTCGCCCGTGACCTCATCCTCTCGGCCGACGGCCCGGTGACCCTGGTCGGACTCGCGCCCCAGACGAACCTCGCGCTGCTCCTGCGCCAGTACCCCGAGGTCGCCGAGAAGCTCGAGCGGATCGTCGTCATGGGTGGGTCGGCGAGCGGAGGCAACGCGACGGCGGTCGCCGAGTTCAACGTCTGGCACGACCCGGAGGCGGCGGCGATCGTGCTCGACTCCGGCGTTCCGGTCTTCATGTACGGGCTCGACGTCTTCAACCAGGTGACCATCGCCGAGGCCGACGCCGCCCGACTCACGACGAGTTCGAGTGCCTCCGGCCGGCTCGCCGGCGCCCTCCTGTCGTTCCAGATGGCCGACCCCGAGGTCGATCAGGAGTCCGAGGGCGAGGGCGCCTGGGGCGGCCACATCGGCGACGCCGGCGCCCTGTGTGCCCTCGTCGACCCCGGAGCCCTCCGAATCGAGACCCACCCGGTGCGGGTCGAACTCGCCGGCTTCGCCCGCGGCCAGACCATCGTCGACCGACGCCGCCGCTCCGGCGAGGATGCCGTTCACGGCATACACGCGGCGGTACCCGCCATCGACATCGCGCTCGACGTCGACGTCGACCGCTTCGCCCGCCTCTTCCTCGACACGATCGCCCGCCTCCCGTGA
- a CDS encoding dienelactone hydrolase family protein, which yields MSELVDIPSPGWPLEFGVPGRAGVVIVHDEYGRLPYLESYGTALAAQGFHVVVPDLFDGKAAVQEAGAAELVARVDEGFAQATLDDAIGFPRAAGATRVGVIGLGLGGRLALRAAQSGAADAVVTYYATLGDDEGGIIPCPVMLHRAAGDEFDAFVSRLKEHGTPVTQHSYSAAPGFANATVAELVDPQAAALAFARSVYFMQAQLLD from the coding sequence ATGAGCGAACTCGTCGACATCCCGTCTCCCGGCTGGCCGCTGGAGTTCGGCGTTCCCGGCCGGGCCGGCGTCGTCATCGTGCACGACGAGTACGGCCGGCTGCCCTACCTGGAGTCGTACGGCACGGCCCTCGCCGCTCAGGGATTCCACGTCGTGGTACCCGACCTGTTCGACGGCAAGGCCGCCGTGCAGGAGGCCGGCGCCGCCGAACTCGTGGCCCGGGTCGACGAGGGCTTCGCTCAGGCCACCCTCGACGACGCCATCGGCTTCCCCCGCGCCGCCGGCGCCACCCGCGTCGGCGTGATCGGGCTCGGCCTCGGCGGCAGACTCGCGCTGCGGGCAGCGCAGAGCGGGGCAGCGGATGCGGTGGTCACCTACTACGCCACGCTGGGCGACGACGAGGGCGGCATCATCCCCTGTCCGGTCATGCTGCACCGCGCCGCCGGCGACGAGTTCGACGCCTTCGTGAGCCGGCTGAAGGAGCACGGCACGCCCGTCACCCAGCACAGCTACAGCGCGGCTCCGGGGTTCGCGAACGCGACGGTCGCCGAGCTCGTCGACCCTCAAGCCGCCGCCCTGGCGTTCGCCCGCTCGGTCTACTTCATGCAGGCCCAGCTGCTCGACTGA
- a CDS encoding DUF2470 domain-containing protein, with the protein MTAFAPDVIDAVLRHMNGDHSDDNLLIARAFVDPSADASTMTGFDGDGGVWEVTAGGATTAASVAWPAGPITERAEVRREIVALYDEACAVLGVEPRAHDR; encoded by the coding sequence GTGACCGCATTCGCTCCCGACGTCATCGACGCCGTGCTCCGCCACATGAACGGCGACCACTCCGACGACAATCTGCTCATCGCCCGCGCCTTCGTCGACCCCTCCGCCGACGCCTCCACGATGACGGGGTTCGACGGCGACGGGGGAGTGTGGGAGGTGACGGCCGGGGGTGCGACGACCGCCGCATCCGTGGCCTGGCCGGCGGGCCCCATCACGGAGCGGGCGGAGGTGCGACGGGAGATCGTCGCCCTCTACGACGAGGCCTGTGCCGTACTCGGGGTGGAACCACGCGCCCACGACCGCTAG
- a CDS encoding NAD(P)/FAD-dependent oxidoreductase, translated as MARAGLSVRVYERASTIGGGARTAEVTLPGFRHDICSAVHPLALSSGFFRSFRLPERMRLAVPEISFGHPLDGGRAAIAFRDLDRTADGLGPDGSAYRRLMEPLVRRADEVAQFTGSSLVRLPAHPVAAALFGLRALEQGSPLWNLRFSDDVAPAMLSGVAAHSILPMPSLGTAGAALSLGVQAHARGWPVPIGGSQAIVDALVADLLEHGGEVVTDAEVRQLDDVRPAQAVLLDVAPANLARIAGRELPRRYLAALRRFRYGNAVAKTDFALSGPVPWTNELLRHAPTVHVGGTRAEIAAAEREVAAGRHSASPYVLVSQPSIVDEGRAPAGGHVLWAYTHVPSGSTLDQTEVITRQIERFAPGFRDLVLGSASRTATEYESYDPNYIGGDIAAGAATLRQLIVRPTLSLDPWSTPARGVYLCSSSTPPGPGVHGLSGWYAARRALATVFGIRTPPSLAPRPTRTES; from the coding sequence ATGGCCCGCGCCGGGCTGTCGGTGCGGGTCTACGAGCGCGCGTCGACCATCGGCGGGGGAGCGCGCACCGCCGAGGTCACGCTGCCGGGGTTCCGGCACGACATCTGCTCGGCCGTGCATCCGCTCGCTCTCTCGTCGGGCTTCTTCAGGTCGTTTCGCCTGCCGGAGCGGATGCGGCTCGCCGTTCCCGAGATCTCGTTCGGCCACCCGCTCGACGGCGGGAGGGCGGCGATCGCCTTCCGCGACCTCGACCGCACCGCCGACGGCCTCGGCCCAGACGGAAGCGCCTACCGGCGCCTGATGGAGCCGCTCGTGCGCCGCGCCGACGAAGTGGCGCAGTTCACCGGGTCGAGCCTCGTGAGGCTGCCCGCGCATCCGGTCGCCGCCGCGCTGTTCGGATTGCGCGCGCTCGAGCAGGGGTCGCCGCTGTGGAACCTGCGGTTCAGCGACGACGTCGCGCCCGCGATGCTGAGCGGGGTGGCGGCGCACAGCATCCTGCCGATGCCGAGCCTCGGCACGGCAGGGGCCGCCCTGTCGCTCGGGGTGCAGGCGCACGCGCGGGGGTGGCCGGTGCCGATCGGCGGCAGCCAGGCGATCGTCGACGCGCTGGTGGCCGACCTGCTCGAGCACGGCGGGGAGGTGGTGACGGATGCTGAGGTGCGGCAGCTCGACGACGTGCGGCCGGCGCAGGCGGTGCTGCTCGACGTCGCACCCGCGAACCTCGCCCGCATCGCCGGTCGCGAGCTGCCGCGACGCTATCTCGCGGCACTCCGGCGGTTCCGCTACGGCAACGCGGTGGCGAAGACCGACTTCGCGCTGAGCGGGCCCGTGCCGTGGACGAACGAGCTGCTGCGGCACGCGCCGACCGTGCACGTGGGAGGCACGCGCGCCGAGATCGCGGCGGCGGAGCGCGAGGTCGCGGCCGGGCGGCACTCGGCGTCGCCGTACGTGCTGGTCTCGCAGCCGTCGATCGTCGACGAGGGTCGCGCACCCGCGGGCGGCCACGTGCTGTGGGCGTACACGCACGTGCCGAGCGGGTCGACGCTCGACCAGACCGAGGTGATCACGAGGCAGATCGAGCGCTTCGCACCGGGGTTCCGCGACCTGGTGCTCGGCTCGGCGTCGCGCACGGCGACCGAGTACGAGTCGTACGACCCGAACTACATCGGGGGAGACATCGCCGCGGGAGCCGCGACGCTGCGGCAGCTCATCGTCCGGCCCACGCTCTCGCTCGACCCGTGGTCGACGCCGGCGCGCGGCGTGTACCTGTGCTCGTCGTCGACGCCCCCGGGGCCGGGCGTGCACGGCCTGTCGGGGTGGTACGCGGCGCGACGGGCGCTGGCGACGGTGTTCGGCATCCGTACCCCACCCTCGCTCGCACCCCGCCCGACCAGAACGGAGTCATGA
- a CDS encoding SRPBCC domain-containing protein — MSINVGVFSCPPERVFEVLADGWLFPVWVVGASRMRDVEEAWPAEGSKLHHSFGVWPAVIDDETTVLEWNPPHRMVMQPAGWPIGEARVTITVKPRGTGCVVRLEEHASRGPGTLMPAPLLDIPLHIRNTETLRRLCYISEG, encoded by the coding sequence ATGTCGATCAACGTGGGAGTCTTCTCCTGCCCGCCCGAGCGCGTGTTCGAGGTGCTGGCCGACGGCTGGCTGTTCCCGGTGTGGGTGGTGGGTGCCTCGCGCATGCGCGACGTCGAGGAGGCCTGGCCCGCCGAGGGCAGCAAGCTGCACCACTCCTTCGGGGTGTGGCCCGCGGTGATCGACGACGAGACGACCGTGCTCGAATGGAACCCGCCGCACCGCATGGTGATGCAGCCCGCCGGCTGGCCCATCGGCGAGGCGCGGGTGACGATCACCGTCAAGCCGCGCGGCACCGGATGCGTCGTACGGCTCGAGGAGCACGCCTCCCGCGGCCCCGGCACGCTCATGCCCGCGCCTCTGCTCGACATCCCCCTCCACATCCGCAACACCGAGACCCTCCGCCGCCTCTGCTACATCTCCGAGGGCTGA
- a CDS encoding MBL fold metallo-hydrolase — MKAAGPSTPEPVDAVEFAADRAAEHGVPLGESLPPAAEVRPGVWVLPQPTPGDGIPHYTLSYAIVDEAGGVHLVDPGWDTEENADRLAAFLADRGARLDDVVSVTATHLHPDHLGLAERLRRETGARVQLHAAEQEAAQRLAEQAETAVETAAERLALWGVPEADRDELMQVARVAATAGPRTTAVSTGVGPAGFTADLVLHDGELLEVPGRRLEVLHTPGHTPGHLALVDHGDELLFTGDLVLPTIYPGLGLGGPADDPLGDYLRSLERVSAYAGHEVLPGHGYRFTGIAARCATIREHHLKRSREIAALLDAHPGLTVWQLAERVTWTAGWAHLHGFYRVSALSQTAMHTAYLQRAEAA, encoded by the coding sequence GTGAAGGCCGCCGGCCCGAGCACTCCCGAGCCCGTCGACGCCGTCGAGTTCGCGGCCGACCGTGCCGCCGAGCACGGCGTGCCGCTCGGCGAGAGCCTCCCCCCTGCCGCCGAGGTGCGACCCGGAGTCTGGGTGCTGCCCCAGCCCACACCGGGCGACGGCATTCCGCACTACACCCTGAGCTACGCGATCGTCGACGAGGCCGGGGGAGTGCACCTCGTCGACCCCGGCTGGGACACCGAGGAGAACGCCGACCGGCTCGCCGCATTCCTCGCCGACCGCGGAGCCCGTCTCGACGACGTCGTCTCCGTCACCGCCACCCACCTGCACCCCGACCACCTCGGCCTCGCCGAGCGCCTCCGCCGCGAGACGGGAGCCCGGGTGCAGCTGCACGCCGCAGAGCAGGAGGCAGCGCAGCGGCTCGCCGAGCAGGCCGAGACCGCCGTGGAGACCGCCGCAGAGCGCCTCGCCCTCTGGGGCGTGCCCGAAGCCGACCGCGACGAACTGATGCAGGTCGCCCGCGTCGCCGCCACCGCCGGCCCGCGCACCACCGCGGTGAGCACCGGCGTCGGCCCGGCCGGCTTCACCGCCGACCTCGTGCTCCACGACGGCGAGCTGCTCGAGGTTCCGGGCCGACGCCTCGAGGTGCTGCACACCCCCGGCCACACACCGGGCCACCTCGCCCTGGTCGATCACGGCGACGAGCTCCTGTTCACGGGAGATCTCGTGCTCCCGACGATCTACCCCGGTCTCGGCCTCGGCGGGCCCGCCGACGACCCGCTGGGCGACTACCTGCGCTCGCTTGAGCGGGTATCCGCCTACGCCGGGCACGAGGTGCTCCCCGGCCACGGCTACCGCTTCACCGGCATCGCCGCGCGCTGTGCCACCATCCGCGAACATCACCTCAAGCGCTCCCGTGAGATCGCCGCCCTGCTCGACGCGCATCCGGGTCTCACCGTGTGGCAGCTCGCCGAACGCGTCACCTGGACGGCCGGCTGGGCCCACCTCCACGGCTTCTACCGCGTCTCGGCCCTCAGCCAGACCGCCATGCATACCGCCTACCTGCAACGGGCGGAGGCGGCATGA
- a CDS encoding heme oxygenase (biliverdin-producing): MAAVIPFSQALRERTWSGHGDSEGAGFMTDLMSGKGSRDDYISLVAQHFFIYEALEAAAERMKNDPVAAAFITPKLTRLPAIEADLQFLLGDDWREKISPLPTTERYVQRIREVAATWNGGFIAHHYTRYLGDLSGGQIIRTLMQRQFGFETNGVGFYLFGDIAKPKEFKETYRTQLDAVDWSDEERDRVIDEVLVAYRFNTELFLDLADAKAAQVA, encoded by the coding sequence ATGGCCGCAGTGATCCCCTTCTCTCAGGCTCTCCGTGAGCGCACCTGGTCGGGCCACGGCGACAGCGAGGGCGCCGGCTTCATGACCGACCTGATGAGCGGCAAGGGCTCGAGAGACGACTACATCTCCCTGGTCGCGCAGCACTTCTTCATCTACGAGGCGCTCGAGGCTGCTGCCGAGCGCATGAAGAACGACCCGGTGGCCGCCGCGTTCATCACGCCCAAGCTCACCCGGCTGCCGGCGATCGAGGCCGACCTGCAGTTCCTGCTCGGCGACGACTGGCGCGAGAAGATCTCCCCGCTGCCCACCACCGAGCGCTACGTGCAGCGCATCCGCGAGGTGGCGGCGACCTGGAACGGCGGGTTCATCGCGCACCACTACACGCGCTACCTCGGCGACCTCTCGGGCGGGCAGATCATCCGCACGCTCATGCAGCGCCAGTTCGGTTTCGAGACCAATGGTGTCGGCTTCTACCTGTTCGGCGACATCGCGAAGCCGAAGGAGTTCAAGGAGACCTACCGCACCCAGCTCGACGCCGTCGACTGGAGCGACGAGGAGCGCGACCGCGTCATCGACGAGGTGCTGGTGGCCTACCGCTTCAACACCGAGCTCTTCCTCGACCTCGCCGACGCGAAGGCCGCGCAGGTCGCGTAG
- a CDS encoding CatA-like O-acetyltransferase — MPPFCPSPPDSGASPRVAQIWAIASVVNRHDEFRMTLDEAGGPAVWREVHPAFTVFNPPSETFSCLWEPFDRNFGAFHDAASETMARFAGTTELFPQGAPPANVFDISSVPWTTFTGFTLNIDGGWDHFAPIFTLGRYAEREGRSLLPLAVQVHHAVADGFHTARLIEELRALFSDTTWLRA; from the coding sequence ATGCCCCCATTCTGCCCCTCCCCGCCCGACAGCGGAGCGTCACCCCGAGTCGCGCAGATCTGGGCGATCGCCTCCGTCGTGAACCGGCACGACGAGTTCCGCATGACCCTCGACGAGGCGGGTGGCCCCGCCGTGTGGCGGGAGGTGCATCCTGCCTTCACCGTCTTCAACCCGCCGAGCGAGACGTTCTCGTGCCTCTGGGAACCGTTCGACCGCAATTTCGGCGCATTCCACGACGCCGCCTCGGAGACGATGGCTCGGTTCGCGGGAACCACCGAGCTCTTCCCGCAGGGTGCACCCCCGGCGAACGTCTTCGACATCTCCAGCGTGCCGTGGACGACCTTCACGGGCTTCACCTTGAACATCGACGGCGGATGGGACCACTTCGCGCCGATCTTCACCCTGGGACGCTACGCGGAGCGGGAGGGACGCTCCCTGCTCCCCCTGGCGGTGCAGGTTCATCACGCGGTCGCCGACGGCTTCCACACCGCGCGGCTCATCGAGGAACTTCGCGCGCTCTTCTCCGACACGACGTGGCTGCGCGCCTGA
- a CDS encoding YhgE/Pip domain-containing protein — translation MTKLRSLVRRGDNGGLSPIGRRIAIVLAVLTPLLIAGVAVTALRAQADTTASGSTDAGTSASADAAAPSLPAAVVNLDQLVYVDGGSVTPAASDGSGTGTPVAAGKLLVSQLTDGTAGKGFSWTVTDADTAGAGLSSGEFATVVTIPKEFSAGYASIATSDPVQAGVQVQTNGASSYVTELLASALSANLQAAISEASTKQYVTGLLGGFTELNGKLGEAANGAGQLAAGANTLSDYQGQLATGVAGAAQGGAELNTIVQGLATGMRQIADGTTDLPVYADAIAVGSTGVTDGIGVLKQRLAEETAASYGVDAQQQQLESDIAALSAAVPGLTDDEIQARLADLQATAAGIRVQSFGVTLGLGLDALGVTALEGFSNQVSTGAGEFAQDLPLLTSTLGEVASGTEKIAAGTAGLATGLGDLSTAASGIAGGSTELATNTGKLASGLSEAAAAIPSYTTEQQDSISTVVATPVVTQQSDIDALPTPAAAIAAVAVPLALWIGAFAIYLLLTPFSRRELASTASTFRVVVASLVPAAVLALVQAAIVAVVLVAVGAHPVHVMGAIVFSAVMSLSFVMLHQGLVALFGQAGRLVSLALVVVQVAAAAVIIPNGLSSPFYTGLAQLLPLSHAITGMHALIGGGSAVVAGQEALVLVVFAALGLVLTLVAVTRARSRSVVVAAPGAVVPAVAA, via the coding sequence ATGACGAAGCTCCGCTCCCTCGTCAGACGCGGCGACAACGGCGGCCTGTCACCGATCGGTCGCCGCATCGCGATCGTGCTCGCGGTGCTGACACCGCTTCTCATCGCCGGGGTCGCGGTGACGGCATTGCGGGCCCAGGCCGACACCACCGCGAGCGGGTCGACGGATGCGGGAACCTCCGCTTCTGCAGACGCCGCGGCGCCCAGCCTCCCGGCGGCAGTCGTGAACCTCGACCAGCTCGTCTACGTCGACGGCGGGTCGGTCACCCCCGCCGCCTCCGACGGCAGCGGTACGGGTACGCCCGTGGCCGCCGGCAAGCTGCTCGTGAGCCAGCTCACCGACGGCACGGCCGGCAAGGGCTTCTCGTGGACGGTGACCGACGCCGACACCGCGGGCGCAGGCCTGTCGTCGGGCGAGTTCGCCACGGTCGTCACCATTCCGAAGGAGTTCTCGGCCGGGTACGCCTCCATCGCCACCAGCGACCCGGTGCAGGCCGGGGTGCAGGTGCAGACGAACGGCGCGAGCAGCTACGTCACCGAGCTGCTCGCCAGCGCCCTCTCGGCCAACCTCCAGGCCGCGATCTCGGAGGCGTCGACCAAGCAGTACGTCACCGGGCTGCTCGGCGGCTTCACCGAGCTGAACGGCAAGCTCGGCGAGGCCGCGAACGGAGCCGGTCAGCTCGCCGCGGGCGCGAACACCCTCTCCGACTACCAGGGTCAATTGGCCACCGGGGTCGCGGGGGCAGCTCAGGGCGGGGCCGAGCTCAACACCATCGTGCAGGGGCTGGCGACCGGGATGCGGCAGATCGCTGACGGGACGACCGACCTGCCCGTCTACGCCGACGCCATCGCCGTCGGATCGACCGGCGTCACCGACGGCATCGGAGTACTCAAGCAGCGCCTCGCCGAGGAGACCGCGGCGAGCTACGGCGTCGACGCCCAGCAGCAGCAGCTCGAGAGCGACATCGCCGCGCTGAGCGCCGCGGTGCCGGGGTTGACCGACGACGAGATCCAAGCTCGTCTCGCCGACCTGCAGGCGACCGCGGCGGGCATCCGGGTTCAGTCCTTCGGAGTCACACTGGGTCTCGGCCTCGACGCGCTCGGAGTGACGGCCCTCGAGGGGTTCTCGAACCAGGTCAGCACGGGTGCCGGCGAGTTCGCCCAAGACCTCCCCCTGCTCACCTCGACGCTCGGCGAGGTGGCGAGCGGCACCGAGAAGATCGCCGCGGGCACGGCCGGCCTCGCGACCGGTCTCGGCGACCTTTCCACGGCAGCCTCCGGTATCGCGGGCGGCAGCACGGAGCTCGCGACCAACACCGGCAAGCTGGCCTCCGGCCTCTCCGAAGCGGCAGCCGCCATACCGAGCTACACCACGGAGCAGCAGGATTCCATCTCGACAGTCGTCGCCACGCCGGTCGTCACCCAGCAGAGCGACATCGACGCGCTTCCCACGCCGGCAGCGGCGATCGCCGCCGTCGCGGTGCCGCTCGCGCTCTGGATCGGCGCCTTCGCGATCTACCTCCTGCTCACGCCGTTCAGCCGCCGGGAGCTGGCCTCCACGGCGTCGACCTTCCGCGTGGTCGTCGCCTCCCTCGTGCCCGCCGCCGTGCTCGCCCTGGTGCAGGCCGCGATCGTGGCGGTGGTGCTGGTCGCGGTGGGGGCGCATCCGGTTCACGTGATGGGCGCCATCGTGTTCTCGGCGGTGATGTCGCTGAGCTTCGTGATGCTGCACCAAGGGCTCGTGGCGCTGTTCGGGCAGGCGGGGCGGCTGGTGTCGCTTGCGCTGGTGGTGGTGCAGGTCGCCGCGGCGGCGGTGATCATCCCGAACGGACTCAGTTCGCCCTTCTACACCGGGCTCGCGCAGCTGCTGCCGCTGTCGCATGCCATCACGGGCATGCACGCGCTCATCGGGGGTGGTTCGGCGGTGGTCGCCGGGCAGGAGGCGCTCGTGCTCGTCGTGTTCGCCGCCCTAGGGCTCGTGCTCACGCTCGTCGCCGTGACGAGGGCGCGGTCGCGCAGTGTCGTGGTGGCCGCGCCGGGTGCGGTCGTGCCGGCGGTTGCCGCCTAG